Proteins encoded in a region of the Deltaproteobacteria bacterium genome:
- a CDS encoding type IV pilus twitching motility protein PilT encodes MARIDGFFKLMHDQGASDLHLASGSQPVLRIRGEMERVRYKVFDNEELKVMLYEIAPELKVKEFEETGDIDFAYAIPGLARYRANYFQQRNGLGAVFREIPSRIMTIKELGLPLILEKLAMLPRGLVLVTGPTGSGKSTTLAAVIDYANRNRKDHIITIEDPIEFVHAHKQCIINQREVETHTRNFSAALRGALREDPDVILVGEMRDLETISLALEAAETGHLVFATLHTNSAAKTVDRVINVFPDHQQPQVRATLADSIRGVVCQTLFKRLDVKGRVAALEIMIATPAVRNLVRENKTFQIPSSIQTGRKYGMVSLDDAIMELVQKGWVSPKDAYNKCVEKSKFRHLFNGEAEDFTEV; translated from the coding sequence ATGGCTCGGATTGACGGCTTTTTTAAACTGATGCATGACCAGGGGGCTTCCGACCTGCATCTGGCTTCCGGATCGCAGCCCGTATTGAGAATTCGGGGTGAGATGGAACGCGTCCGGTATAAGGTCTTCGACAACGAAGAATTGAAGGTTATGCTCTACGAAATCGCTCCGGAGCTCAAAGTCAAGGAATTCGAAGAAACGGGGGACATTGACTTTGCTTACGCCATTCCGGGGCTGGCCCGGTACCGGGCGAACTATTTTCAACAGCGAAACGGCTTAGGAGCCGTTTTTCGGGAGATTCCCAGCCGGATCATGACCATAAAGGAGCTGGGTCTCCCTCTCATCCTCGAGAAATTGGCCATGCTGCCCAGGGGGCTCGTTCTCGTCACAGGACCCACGGGCAGTGGAAAATCCACCACTCTGGCCGCCGTCATTGATTATGCCAATCGTAATCGGAAAGATCATATCATAACCATCGAAGATCCCATCGAGTTTGTTCATGCACATAAACAGTGCATTATCAATCAACGCGAGGTCGAGACGCATACGAGGAATTTTTCGGCGGCCCTCCGGGGAGCGTTGCGTGAAGACCCGGACGTTATTCTGGTGGGAGAAATGCGGGATCTTGAAACCATATCGTTGGCATTGGAGGCAGCCGAGACAGGACACCTGGTGTTCGCCACCTTGCACACGAACAGCGCCGCCAAAACCGTGGACCGCGTCATCAATGTGTTTCCGGACCATCAGCAGCCTCAGGTCAGAGCCACGCTGGCGGATTCAATACGCGGAGTGGTCTGCCAAACGCTGTTCAAGCGGCTCGATGTGAAGGGGCGCGTGGCGGCTCTCGAGATCATGATCGCCACTCCCGCCGTCCGCAATCTGGTTCGGGAGAACAAGACGTTTCAAATCCCTTCTTCCATTCAGACCGGGAGGAAGTACGGCATGGTCAGTCTGGACGACGCGATCATGGAACTGGTGCAGAAGGGATGGGTAAGCCCCAAGGACGCGTACAACAAGTGTGTGGAGAAATCCAAATTTCGCCATCTGTTTAACGGTGAGGCGGAAGATTTTACAGAGGTGTAA